One Ahaetulla prasina isolate Xishuangbanna chromosome 1, ASM2864084v1, whole genome shotgun sequence DNA window includes the following coding sequences:
- the IARS2 gene encoding isoleucine--tRNA ligase, mitochondrial isoform X1, with protein MYEKGLIYQDYKPVFWSPSTNTALAEAELEYNQQHTSQAVYIRFPLLKPPPKVSSAVDGLPAVSLIVWTTQPWTIAANQAVCYMPTLEYSIVKCSSTGEHFIVAADRVQSIAAVLDTQFDVISTFKGTDLESGICSHPTIPGRESPLLPAHHVTISKGTGLVHTAPAHGMEDYSVASHHRLPMDCLVDEDGLFTEAAGSELQKKAVLEEGNETVIEMLQAAKNLLKEEKYVHSYPYEWRTKKPVIIRASKQWFINTENLKSAAQEALKKVKTVPASGMNRMLEMLERRTYWCISRQRRWGVPIPVFYHKSTGEPLINKKSSENVIKLVEQHGSDAWWTLPIEQLLPKEALAKAANDIQEYVQGQDVLDIWFDSGTSWAYVLEDTGERADVYLEGKDQLGGWFQSSLLISVATRKKAPYRTLIVHGFTVGEKGEKMSKSIGNVVDPDVVINGGSDHSTEPPYGADTLRWWVAESNVYTEVQIGPTVLSSAQDDINKLRNTLRFLLGNLTGFSPETDSIPTSEMYLIDQYILHLLHGFANKVTQAYKEHDYGKAIRLLQAFCSKDLSSFYFSIIKDRLYCEEEKDAKRRSCQTALAAVLDTVVRSFAPILPHLAEEVFQYSPYRKESDSVFRSGWMTTSAVWKKPGLEEAVDGACAMRDGFLGFIAGKNAAEYQVILVIEPGLFFELMEMLQPEECSTTSQLNEIMMASQTTLLTEIPRDVNTDNMIKGTFLINLEGGDIREESAYKVVILPAAKSKCPRCRKYTADSAESPCARCMQILGDK; from the exons ATGTATGAAAAG GGTTTGATTTATCAAGACTATAAGCCAGTATTTTGGTCTCCTTCAACAAA TACAGCTTTGGCTGAAGCAGAACTTGAATACAACCAGCAACATACTAGTCAAGCTGTTTATATCAGATTTCCCTTGCTGAAACCCCCTCCCAAAGTATCCTCTGCAGTAg ATGGATTACCTGCAGTGAGTTTGATAGTCTGGACCACCCAGCCCTGGACTATTGCAGCCAATCAAGCTGTCTGTTATATGCCAACTCTGGa GTATTCTATCGTGAAGTGTTCCAGTACTGGGGAGCACTTCATAGTTGCTGCAGATAGAGTTCAGTCTATAGCTGCTGTTTTGGATACACAGTTTGATGTGATTTCaacatttaaag GTACAGATTTGGAAAGTGGAATTTGTTCCCATCCAACAATTCCTGGAAGGGAGTCTCCTCTTTTGCCTGCACACCATGTGACCATATCAAAAGGAACAGGATTAGTGCATACAGCTCCAGCTCATGGTATGGAAGATTACAGTGTAGCTTCTCATCATCGACTGCCCATG GACTGTCTGGTAGACGAAGATGGACTTTTCACAGAAGCTGCGGGTTCAGAGCTCCAAAAGAAAGCTGTTCTTGAAGAAGGAAACGAGACtg TCATTGAGATGCTTCAAGCAGCAAAGAATttattgaaagaagaaaaatacgtACATAGCTACCCCTATGAATGGAGGACTAAAAAACCTGTGATTATTCGGGCCAGCAAACAGTGGTTCATTAATACAGAGAATCTCAAGAGTGCTGCTCAG GAAGCATTAAAGAAAGTAAAAACTGTCCCAGCCTCGGGAATGAACAGAATGCTAGAAATGTTGGAAAGACGGACCTATTGGTGCATATCAAGGCAGAGGCGTTGGGGTGTGCCCATTCCAGTTTTTTACCATAAGTCAACAGGGGAgcctttaataaataa AAAAAGCTCTGAGAATGTTATTAAACTAGTGGAGCAACATGGCAGTGATGCCTGGTGGACACTTCCCATTGAGCAGCTTCTTCCCAAAGAAGCTCTGGCAAAG gCTGCTAATGATATCCAGGAATATGTACAAGGacaagatgtgttggatatttgGTTTGACAGTGGAACATCTTGGGCTTATGTTTTAGAAG ATACAGGTGAAAGGGCTGATGTATACTTGGAAGGAAAAGATCAGCTGGGAGGTTGGTTCCAGTCTTCCCTCTTGATTAGCGTAGCAACACGAAAAAAGGCACCATATAG GACTCTTATTGTTCATGGATTCACTGTCggtgaaaaaggagaaaagatgtCTAAATCTATCGGCAATGTGGTTGATCCAGATGTTGTTATCAATGGAGGCAGT GATCACAGCACTGAGCCACCGTATGGGGCTGATACTTTACGCTGGTGGGTGGCTGAGTCCAATGTTTATACAGAAGTGCAAATTGGACCTACCGTGCTCAGTTCTGCTCAAGATGATATTAACAAG CTTCGAAATACACTCCGTTTTTTGTTGGGGAATCTGACTGGCTTCAGCCCAGAGACAGACTCTATCCCCACATCAGAGATGTATTTGATAGACCAGTACATACTCCATCTATTGCATGGCTTCGCTAATAAG GTTACACAGGCATATAAGGAACATGACTATGGAAAAGCCATCCGATTACTTCAAGCCTTTTGTAGTAAAGATCTCTCCAGTTTTTATTTTAGTATAATTAAGGACAG ACTTTATTGTGAAGAGGAAAAAGATGCGAAACGTCGTTCATGTCAAACAGCCTTGGCAGCAGTTTTGGATACAGTGGTTCGTTCTTTTGCACCAATTCTTCCACATCTGGCTGAAGAGGTATTCCAGTATAGTCCATACAGAAAAG agtcagatagtgtgtttCGTTCTGGATGGATGACTACAAGTGCTGTATGGAAGAAGCCAGGCCttgaagaagcagtggatggagcATGTGCAATGAGAGATGGTTTCCTTGGCTTTATTGCAGGCAAAAATGCTGCGGAATATCAGGTGATTCTAGTGATTGAGCCTGGGCTGTTCTTTGAATTAATGGAG ATGCTGCAACCTGAGGAGTGTTCTACTACATCTCAGTTAAATGAAATAATGATGGCATCACAGACAACGCTGCTGACTGAAATACCTAGAGATGTGAATACTGACAATATGATTAAAGGCACATTTCTGATAAACTTAGAAG GTGGCGATATCCGAGAGGAGTCTGCCTATAAAGTCGTCATTCTACCAGCTGCCAAATCAAAATGCCCCCGTTGTCGAAAATACACCGCTGATTCAGCAGAGAGTCCATGTGCACGTTGTATGCAGATACTTGGTGACAAATGA